TATTGACCATGTTGTTGAGCCCTGTGAAAACTTCCATGCAAATTTCACACTGAGGCATTTTTTTGCCCAGATCGGAACTCAGCGACCACCTGGATTGCATCGACAACGGCTTGGAGAACCTTCAGTCCATCCTGAATGCCCAGTCCATCAACTTTGAGTCCTCGCCTCTCTTCGATGTGAGTTTCTATATCCCAGATCTCGCATAGTGCACAGCTCTTGTGATCGATCATAAATATCTTGATGATTTTGATCACTACGACAGATTTAGGTCTACATTACATTTCCCCTTATGCTAAGTAGCCTATGAGTGGTGGCACTTGGTTGCTATTTCAGATgagccacagaaacacaattGTGGTCATGGGGGTGACCGAAGCAGTGTATCTCTGttacagtcttttttttttctctctctctatctttttattTACATGTCGTCAAAGATCTTCAGTTCTTCCGCCATAAACACAGACTTCGACTTGGACAGCCTGGCCACCGTAAGTGTTTGAAGTTGTtggttcacccccccccccccctctaagcCACTTAATCTTGTTATGTAATTTGATTGAAAATTTAAATTCTCTCCACTGCCTTTTTCATCTCCCTTGCAGATCCAGGAGCTCCTTTCGGATTCGCCCAAGGAGGCTTCATCAAGCaacaacatcacaaacacagGTTTGCGCTTTTGGTGATTCTTGGATGAATAGATGATCCCCATGTATCAGAATGTGGCTTTCTATCTCCAGTTCGGTAGTTTGAATCAGTTGGTGAAACAGGCTTTGAGTTGAtagtaataaatacaaaactaattaaaataataaataaataaatcacccCATACCGCTCTGCCTTCTAGACTTCTGTTGACAGTTGGGTCACTGGCAACTTCTCTGATAATGAACTGGCACTGTTGTGCTGTTTAAATCTTCCTTATTCAATTGCTGCAAAGGTAGCGGATATATACGTTAATAGACTTCCCTTGATCCCTctgaatcaaacccatgaccctgACTGGTGGTGTTGGCACCTTACTCTGCTAGAGCTATTTAAAAGAAGTCGTGGCTCAGTCAGATGCAATGCTCTGGTGTGTTACAGGGAAGCAGCTCGTCCAGTACACCGCCCAGCCAATGCTGCTGAGTGACCCGATCAATACTGACGTACCAGGGGAGGACCTGCCCATCCTGCTGGAACTCGAAAGGGACTCTTTCTTTGGCCAGGACCCTGCCGAGGACcctaccatctctctcctctccaacgACTACCAAATGGCCACACCAGACGACCCCAAACTCTCCTAAACTGATACTCTTACTCTTTTTGTAAAGGGATGTactaaagtgttttttttctttttttctttctttctttgactttttttttgttttgtttttgggtttcactgtatttgtttttattgattgtctAAAAAGAAAATTACCCCAAGCATCTTTCTGCACTACTAGTCTCTCGAAGACGAATCTAGTCCAAAAAAACATTGAAGTATCGTAGATATTTCGGGATGGTTGTGTGCTTCACTGAAGCAGCTGATGTCATGACCGGGCAGTGCAGTTTTATCTTGTTATTGGCCCATAGCAAGAAAATGGCCTCAAATGGCCCAGAGAAGACGGACTACAAGCTACAGATAATCATTAGGTCAGGCTTTTTGATTGTTATTAAATGAGCAcatagtgtgtttttttttaagcgatGCTTCATTCATGCTGTCTTCAACCAGCACATATAGGAAACTAACTGAAGTGTTAGGTGGTTAATTTGGTCAAGGATGTTGACAACTATTTGTCACTGAGCTATTCAGCCACTGAATATCTTGTCTTGATTGCATTCTGCCCTGATCTTGGCTTCTAAGCTGTCCTAATTTCTATGGTCATTAATTTTACTCATGTATTGGTAGCTCTACATTGTTTAGCAAGAGATTGTTGTGCTATACAAAAAaactgttattgtttttgttttagttttttttgcctttttatcAACATAGGAAGCTCCATCAACTCAATTCACGTTCATAGAGTTTGAATTTTAACCTTTTAGGTTGTACGGAATGCAGTTTGTTTTTCATaatctttttgtgttttatcaaaaaaattgcagGAGGAGGGGTCTAATGTCTAAATGTATAGAAATGTATAGAGATTATGCAGTTTTATCACCGTCATGATTCATCCAAATTACACTTTTTATGGACACCGTTATTCCTGGTCAAGTTGAACTACAGACATGTTTTGCCCATAGGCTGTCTCACACATCCTCTATATGCCGCAGTCATATTTATTTTGAGTAATATAATGAAACAAACTATTAAATCTTGTTTTCTATGAGTATACCCGTGCTGAAATATGCTGTGACTCAAGAGGTCTACTTTAGGAAGAGTTTTTATAAGATGAATGATCCGTCTGCCTTTCTCAAAGCAAGTTTAGTCCTTAGAAAATATGACCAATGTGCACATGGCCAAAAGAGGGGCTGTGAGGCATTTATATCTacgcaaaaagcaaaacaggcaCCAAAATGAATGTGAATTGATGAAGACATCAGGACCTGAAGATATTTTGATATCTCCTCAGTGGTTATCCGTGTGTAGAGGGATGATATTGATTGACAAGAACACAACTTCGCCATTAAAGTCCTCTACTAATTATAATTAGCAAAGCTTTGACTTTGCATTACCCGCTTCAcatgaaaagaaacatttaaatattCAATTGAATGTCCTTGTCTGAGATGGAGTggcaaaaaggaagaaaaaaaaactggtctCTTTTATGTGTGGAGAGGAACTTGTGTGGTCATACTTTTAGCGCCACCAAGAGGTCATTAAAGGGCTTGTGAGTACTTTGTGGAAAATCAGTGGTTGGCTTTGCTCATTTAAGTATGTTTATGCAGAGCTTCTTGCCTGTAACTTTACATAATTAGTTTGGTAGTTGATTTGTCACAGCCTTTGGGGGGactttaagaaattattttACTACGCATGTAATGGAAAACACTGTGTATTGgtatgtttcaaaataaaacatcaaCGTTTTTTGAAAGACAGTTGAAATACACATGCTATCAGATATACATATGGTACAGGGTTTTTGTGGTTGATAATGTGTTTTTACATACTGCCATAAAAAAGGTACTGTGCTGATTAAAGCAGGATCTTAAGGTGAAGTTCTAATTAGTTGATGCACATATAGttattatgtatatattaaCAGTTAAGAATTATATTTATGCTTGAATGGCAGAGAATTGAAAAATTCTTGAAGTCATGACGGTCACTTTCACTGGTAGCAACAAATTGTTTTCTTCTACCACAATGCAGTACGTGTTTGATGTTCAAAATAGATGTTACATTTAATGTATGATTAACTCTCAAatgacattcattcattaatgtaCAAATTGTGACActtaaaataatgtttttgaCACATACAAGCTATTGAACAGTGCTATTAGACAATAGCTTTGTGCATTTTGTACATCTTTGAGGGGAATGACAAAACTTCAAGCCACAGTGATTTTATATCAAGGACAACCCACTGGTCTCTTTCCATAGATGAATACATACAAAATTCCAGGCTACTTAAAAACATGCACAGTAAAAATTTAAGTTACGATGTCATCTTCATGTTTAAATAGtcaaaaaatcacacacacactcgcacacacacagactattgcTACTGAGCTGGGTCACTGGTCCTTTGCCGGGCAGACTGGTCAGTACACTGGAATCTGTAGCGCAGGAATCGGACACGGGGCTTGATGTGAAAGTCAGCAGGTATCCTCCAGTTCCACATTTTCTGCACCTTCAGAAATTACAAATGTGGTTAGATGGAACAACAGCACATTCTAAGCCTGCAGTGTACTGTATTATGTCTACAATGCATACATTGGGGATGTGTACATAAACAATGTATgtttaaaaagggaaaaaagtcagaaaaactaTTCAGATGCAAGGAACCTGAGATGGCTCCCAGTTACGCAGATGCGTGTAACTGAAGCTCGTTGGATCATTTCCATACATCTTCCGCTTACCTCTGTTGAGAGTACGGAGCCCGTGAAGGAAGTTCCCTAACCTCTAATTGAATTGCCAGGGGTACAGCACGTTGATATGATATTTCATGTTTGCGTTATGTTAGATGTTTGATATCAAAGATAAAACAAAATCCCTGTAGAAAAGCAATGTATTTCTGAGGGCAtgataaaaacaatgtttccCAATTCTACTGTACAGGCAGTATTGTTTCCAGATTGTAGGGCTTCTGTGGCATTTTACTTGCATAATTTAAACAAAtacattggggggggggctgttacCTCAGAATTATATCAGTATTATAGGCCTTTgagcattttattttttgacaacTAAAACCACTGCACCTTAAACACCTCTAAATGTATTGATCTACAGCCAACACGCTTGACATGAAAAGAGACTGCTAAATTGATAGCTTATTTCTACTGGGATGTGAGAAAGCTGTGAGCTGGGACCCACCTTCAAGACCCTGACCAGATGTGTTGTACTGTTCACCTGCGGAAACTGGAAAGAGCAAGcaaaacagggaaaaaagcagagcTCTTGAGCACCTGCACCACAGGTAAATGCACACAATGATTTAGTATGGCTGTAAAGTTGCTAGACTGAAGTCATCACCAAGAGCTGTTGGGTTTAAGTCAGTATACTGTTAACTCTTCATTGTGCAGGAAATGCTCTCTCTTCGCTTCAAACAAATgcttctgtgtttttatttgtttgtgtcacaTACAGTAATGCTTTCATGAAAACTTTGATCTTCCTATAGCCAAGCTAGTCCCCAATACATGTGTCAAACTGAACTTATAGCCATGGAATAATATAGTCCTCAGACTGACTGATGAACTATATGGGATACATCAGGACACCGGACTAACTCAAGCCATATCACATATTTAATTTAGGAAACAAGGACGATCAACTATTAAAGTGAAACATGAAAGTGCAAACTTCCATGAAGCTTACCAGCTGGTTGTGTCTGTTCTGTAACTCCTGGCTGACCTGTTTTAAACAAAGACCATGCATGACCAAAGGGACTGGATCAACATTAGCCtcacttacattttttttgctttgctgCCAGGAGTGCACTTTAATGCTGTCATTACTTAATGCACATGCAACCACATATTTTTGGAAGCCACCCGATTTATAACAAGGATAGTCGCTAAGTGCAATAATGGGTTCGGTCATGAGGCTGATGAAAACGTTTGGTTCACCTCAGTGAATGTGATTCATTTAAGTTTGACCGTGCAAGATTCCAAGTCCAAGCTGAGGAAATGCAAAACTTACTTGAGCCCCCAATAGTTCCTTGTGGACCTGATGTTACTGTGATATAGAAGACATGTAGGATACGCCATTAACagtcacacatttaaacacacccacacatacacttgtaTGAGTAAATAAGTACAAAAGAAATGGCCAAGTTGCGAAGGCCTACTTACCTGAGGCCATGCTACCTGTGTGGTCTAAGACTTCATGTGGATGCTGTGTAACTGAAacatcatattcacacacttaTAAGTCTGATACATGTTATAATATTGTTTCTCTATATGTTGTTTAGCTTGTTGATGTTTTTCTATTGGGCATAGTGGTATTTGTTAAGGGACTGTCCAAATACTCTGTAATTGAGAGTGAAAATGACATTGATGAACTATTTGACAAGGTGCAATAGGAGGGTATCCGACTGAAATGTCTGAACAGAAAGAACTTAAACAGACTGCAAGGTCTGTCTTTTAATATGTCTTTGATTAGTTTTGATTTCCTCTTATCTACAAGAGGGACAGGCTTTGTGAGGTTCGCATAAGGAGGTGTAAAACCCTGTGCACAAAAACCCCACCTGGAGCGTCTGTCTGTGCGAGGACACTGTGAGAATCCACCATATCTGAGACAAAAATGCAAGAATCAGCTTAAAGGTATGTCTTTcttacatgtttacatttctCCTATCTTCAAAGAACAGGTGTTGACAAAAGCCTCATCTAATGGTGTCCCGTTAAAAAAACGTACCTGTAAAGCCATGCCTGGGACCAGTCAAAGAATCTGCAATTCACAAATACACGTATTTACATTAGACCTACATGACTAGACTGATGTAGTCCTGCACATTTCACCTTTAGGTCAATTTATCGCACATACCTGTGAATCTGGCTTGAGCATCAGTCACTCCTTCATGACCTGTGTCAGATAAACAGAAGGTTTTGAAGGAGATTTTCCTTTATAATAACATTCAGTTTATAACTGCATATGATTAGTAGGTGGCTTTGTTCTGACTTATTGGTGGGTTCAAATAAGTGATGTATGTTGCTAAAATTCCAGATAGTTAAATCACAATTACAGTTGGAAGAGATatattgtatacacacacactctctctcctctctttggaTAACACTTGTAATGCTTGGCTGCAGTAAAGCGTTACAATGAATCTGACCTTGGCTAACAATTAAGAGTCCAAGTCACAGCTAAAAATAAAGAGATTGGTCATCAGAAAGTAACGTACCCACAGTGTCCGGTGGACTGGAGCCATAAATGCGACCCATAGCTAGGGCACAGAGCACAGATTTAACCAATTAATTTCACTTTGTGAAATGCCATAGGACATTCATCAGATGGGTTTACTACATAGCAAAAGTGTATGTATTGTTTCCTCTACTGGGAATGTTCCCATACCTGTTGCTTCCACATGAATTTGGACATGGGTCACAGGTTCCCCACCTGCTGCATCTGTAACTGATTATAGAGCACACCTGTGTTAGACCGTGTAGCCTACAGTAGGCTACCATAAGTCCCTGCTGTGCACTTTGTTAGTCGGGCTAATAACCTACCTGCTCCATTCTCTTGAGCACCTGCATCTGTGGGACCACCTTTCAAAACGATAAAATAAGTAGGTGACTGAACATATGTTGGGCTACTTCCATCAGTGTCCATAAAGAATACTCAGTATTCCAGATATTATCGATTAAGCCTAGTAATACTATTgccaaatatataaaataacatGAAACTATTTCCCCTTTACAATCAACTGACCtgccatgtctgtgtgcgtgccatAAGTGTGGTCGATCCCCTCAAATGTCCCAGCTAAAAGGAATTCGAACATCGTTAAAGATGGAATATGTGGTAAGAGGCTTTGTTTTTCCGTCAGAATATTCCTCTGATCACAGGAGGCTCGTTGAGTTGCATGGCGAAGTAGGCCTACTTATAAATTCAGACTGACGTCTCATGCTGTGAATCTGCTGTAACAACATTATAAAGTATGAACGTGAAATTCCCATGATCCCATGTGGCGCCATTTTAAAAGGAAGCACCTACCTGTCGTGTCCAGCGGTGTAATGATGCCATGCTGCTCACCTggacaaacacaaaatatgacCGTTTGACGAGTGACGGATCGTTTACTGCTCAGAATCCTTTTTTCCGGAGGATTCCTATCCTTGTCGAGACTTTTTTATAACAATACGATAGATTTTCATCTCAACGCGCCTCTACACCGAGGGGTTGCCAAAAGAGGCCTGGCCACGATTATATGGATTTTCCACATGCGAAGTTCGCCAAGACTTTTCATTGAAGGTAGGCCCATCTAGGCGAACAGGCACGACGTGAACTTTGAGTTATGACTAACAAATCAATAGACGAAGACGGGCTGCTGACAATAAATACTAACCAGTGTCTAGAACGTCTGCTGCAGTAATCTGTTGCTGCGCTGGACCTGCAGAAAGAGGCAAAGCTTGTCATATGGACGATGAGAACACATTTGATGTTTAGTTTTCGTTAGGAGGAACATCTTCACCATTTGGCATATTGAAACACTGACTCACTTGAACTGTCATGGTGGATATCAAACGCAGGATGATCCCCTGTATAAATAAAGAACATATATTTAAAGGCTAGTTGGAGCCAAGTGAACTAAATTTGTATGTAGAAAGTAGCCCAAGTTGAGAATATTGATGGTTGGTAAAGTAGAACATGTTGTACCTCTGAGCGTCTCTGTCACTGGTCTGAGACGACCATTGCCTGTGACAAAATGAAAATGGCTGTTTAAATATGGCATTAGATTTAATATTCTCAGCATTACTCAGACTGTTTGCCATTGATATACCATTTGAATGTGAAGAGTCAGTGTTGGTTGTATCAACCCCACCTTCTGCAAGCAATCAGATAAAAATGCAGGTGAAGTTAATGATCATATTCATGTTACAAAATATAACCTGTCAGTATAATTCACATGCTCTATGCCAACTACTATACAGTAGGTATACTAACCTGGATAATCAATAACAGAGTGATCTACATGTGACATTATGTCAAATGGGAGTGCTGGATCTGAAAAAGATAATTGAAAACAGGTCCTCCAATGCAGTGGTAGACTTCAGTATTCAAAGTGACATTCAGTGTTAGTAAGTGATTGTAATATTACCTGTGGCATCTGCTGGAAAATCTGAAGTGGAGTGGATGTGGTCAGCTGTAcctaaatgcaaatgaaattaaataattttCCAGATCACTTGCCAGATCACATCTCCCTGAATTTATGATTATGTTTAGTTTGTGACAAATGcttgaatgcatgcatgcatgcatgcatgtgtgtgagaacatcGATTGTACCCAAAACAGAGTTCACCTGCTCACCtgtgtccacgtgtgtgtgggcCAAGGCATCAGGCCAGTAGTCTAGACCTGCATGGTCTACACTCACATGATCAAAACGAGTGTGGTCCACAGCAGTGTGGTCTGTACTAGATAGATCTGGACCATGGTGATCAAAGGATGAAGGATCCAGGGAGCCTGTTGAGACAAGGAGATAACCGCTTAGTAATGACAGCAGGAGGATGGCTAATGGCACAAAGGCCTATGTAACAAATACTCTGTAGATCTGAAGCAGGAAAGCTGTTCAAGGCCTCTTAGAAAAGTCAACAGAGTGAAACGAAATTCCAAAACTTAACACAAGCAAGGTGCAAGTTCACACGCATGGGGCCTagacacacattacaccagCACTCTATAGACCTCTGtgcaaaaacaatgaaaaagagacaaaaaaagccCCACACACATGGACCTAATGATAACTTGGAGTGTTAAAAAGTGGACCATAAATATCCGGCAGATGCTCTGAAATCTCTGTCACGATTACAAGCCTACGAGCtgcgcgttttttttttttcttctttttttgcgAGGCGTGGCCGAGTAAGCTGAGCCCGAATGGGACGAGCGGCGGGGGAGAGGCGCGGGGAGATTTATGAGGCCTGGCGGAGCGGACCGTGCCAGCGGTACCTGGTGGAGCGTCTGGAGCTGCGCTGCTACTGGATGGCTGTCCTGGATCCAACCCGACAGCTGGAAGTGAGCgccagtgagaaaaaaaaaaatcaaacctgATTTAAACCAGTTTTCCTTGGGTGAATTACGAGAGGAAAAACAACTGCGACTGCCTGGCTGGTTTTTATGCTATGTCAACGCGCACAGATAATTAGCATGATATGACAGAAGCAGAAAAGAGAGTTTAAGGGTTCCCAGCACTATATTTAAACTATAGTGCAGAGACGGAATTCACACCAGCCCGAATCAAATAAAGTGTCTGGGTTAAGTATTATTAGACACGTAGAGTAAGATATGTGACAAGCAAACCCAATTAGTGGCTGATGGGCAGTCTGATAGCTGTCCTATCGCAATCCATGCAAAGAGTTTCATATCCATGCAAGAGTTAGAGGGTGAAAGGGTGAGCACTAACCTGTTGGATCTAAGTGAAAAGTGAAGCCCATGTGATCTGCTGGGACAGCGTCAGTGATTAGGCATTTGGAAGTAGTGTCTGAAGGAGACTCAGTGAGGATTGATAGCATACCTAAAGTATCCATGTGTGCATCTGGGCCATAGGCATCCACCATTCCGCCTACATGAAGATCACAAATggaatatttgttttgttctgttttgttt
The sequence above is drawn from the Clupea harengus chromosome 19, Ch_v2.0.2, whole genome shotgun sequence genome and encodes:
- the LOC116224940 gene encoding uncharacterized protein LOC116224940 isoform X1; this translates as MSHVDHSVIDYPEGGVDTTNTDSSHSNGNGRLRPVTETLRGDHPAFDIHHDSSSPAQQQITAADVLDTGEQHGIITPLDTTAGTFEGIDHTYGTHTDMAGGPTDAGAQENGAVTDAAGGEPVTHVQIHVEATAMGRIYGSSPPDTVGHEGVTDAQARFTDSLTGPRHGFTDMVDSHSVLAQTDAPVTQHPHEVLDHTGSMASVTSGPQGTIGGSSQPGVTEQTQPAVSAGEQYNTSGQGLEGGSQLTAFSHPSRNKLSI
- the LOC116224940 gene encoding uncharacterized protein LOC116224940 isoform X2: MSHVDHSVIDYPEGGVDTTNTDSSHSNGNGRLRPVTETLRGDHPAFDIHHDSSSPAQQQITAADVLDTGEQHGIITPLDTTAGTFEGIDHTYGTHTDMAGGPTDAGAQENGAVTDAAGGEPVTHVQIHVEATAMGRIYGSSPPDTVGHEGVTDAQARFTDSLTGPRHGFTDMVDSHSVLAQTDAPVTQHPHEVLDHTGSMASVTSGPQGTIGGSSQPGVTEQTQPAVSAGEQYNTSGQGLEGAENVELEDTC